From the Oncorhynchus nerka isolate Pitt River linkage group LG20, Oner_Uvic_2.0, whole genome shotgun sequence genome, one window contains:
- the LOC115117654 gene encoding sorting nexin-21-like, giving the protein MASKLLDRLRRTLFKEGEVVARESTDVPEDSFPESSELEDDTECLSERLGGTLCFDGERAMESEDPGGASGPDSDSDFLGESVEDGFSSTDTSPVGLSPGGSSLLTCQLQESWKSLQSCSVPEKLVFEVTDASVVPESSSKYVLYTIHVIQSGMFDKTPAVITRRYTDFERLHSRLRRRHGDHMERVCFPRKRLRKNFVAETIAKRSRAFEQYLAHMHSLAELRRSPTFLEFFYLGDLQAGQMLMRVGRYQEGLGPLLNGLRLQEKLGCEQQGIQQPHHQQRTHWLFTLLALVTCFQELEQLGEAQEYCDRALRDLAPSQEALQQHLFHPLLIPLLQTNVRLSWKISKDKRRWEVLLQEIQDSGADVGNQPSLKEYLMKENLVESEGNTKAKVKRDDTT; this is encoded by the exons ATGGCTTCTAAGCTATTGGACAGACTCCGACGGACACTGTTCAAAGAAGGAGAAGTAGTTGCTAGGGAGTCAACTGATGTACCAGAGGACAGCTTCCCAGAGAGTTCTGAGTTAGAGGATGACACAGAGTGTCTCTCAGAGCGGCTTGGGGGAACACTCTGCTTCGATGGGGAGAGAGCCATGGAATCAGAAGACCCAGGTGGGGCCTCGGGACCAGACAGTGATTCAGACTTCCTTGGAGAGTCCGTAGAGGATGGATTCAGCAGCACAG ACACcagcccagtgggcctgtctcCTGGAGGCTCATCCCTGCTCACATGTCAGCTGCAGGAGAGCTGGAAGAGCTTACAGAGCTGCAGTGTGCCTGAGAAGCTGGTGTTTGAAGTGACTGATGCCAGTGTGGTGCCAGAGAGCTCCTCCAAGTATGTG ctCTACACCATCCATGTAATCCAGTCTGGGATGTTTGACAAAACCCCGGCCGTCATCACCCGGCGATACACCGACTTTGAGCGTCTGCACAGCCGCCTTCGCCGTCGTCACGGGGACCACATGGAGCGTGTCTGTTTCCCCCGCAAGAGGCTGCGCAAGAACTTTGTGGCAGAGACCATCGCCAAGCGGAGCCGGGCGTTTGAGCAGTACCTGGCCCACATGCACTCGCTGGCTGAGCTGCGGCGTTCGCCCACCTTCCTGGAGTTCTTCTACCTGGGTGACCTGCAGGCTGGCCAGATGCTAATGCGTGTGGGCCGTTACCAGGAGGGCCTAGGCCCTCTGCTCAATGGCCTGAGGCTCCAGGAGAAGCTAGGCTGTGAGCAGCAGGGGATACAGCAGCCTCACCACCAGCAGCGCACCCACTGGCTCTTCACCCTGTTGGCCCTGGTGACCTGCTTCCAGGAGCTGGAGCAGCTGGGGGAGGCCCAGGAGTACTGTGACCGAGCCCTGAGGGACCTGGCCCCCTCACAGGAGGCCCTGCAGCAGCACCTCTTTCACCCActgctcatccctctcctccagaCCAACGTCAGATTGTCGTGGAAGATCTCCAAGGATAAGCGGCGGTGGGAGGTGCTGCTACAGGAGATCCAGGACTCTGGGGCTGATGTAGGGAACCAGCCCAGCCTGAAGGAGTACCTGATGAAGGAAAACCTGGTGGAGAGCGAGGGAAACACTAAGGCCAAGGTCAAACGGGACGACACCACTTAA